In a single window of the Gemmatimonadota bacterium genome:
- a CDS encoding 3TM-type holin, with protein sequence MPVDAAKSAWGVAKWVGGALVGKLKNEGDLAEIEARVQAKVETEMIDRDRGANKIALADAKARGFLQSTWRPAIGWMAGLGVGYGAFLPVLNWLIDMVNAGFARPWPDLPAIDTTQLFAIITSMLGMAGLRTYEKKHKIDGGRLGRDEQ encoded by the coding sequence ATGCCGGTAGACGCAGCGAAATCAGCCTGGGGCGTAGCCAAGTGGGTCGGCGGCGCCCTGGTGGGCAAGCTCAAGAACGAGGGAGATCTCGCCGAGATCGAGGCCCGAGTACAGGCCAAGGTCGAGACCGAGATGATCGACCGCGACCGCGGAGCCAACAAGATCGCCCTGGCCGACGCGAAGGCACGCGGATTCCTGCAGTCGACCTGGCGGCCGGCCATAGGATGGATGGCGGGGCTCGGCGTCGGATACGGCGCCTTCCTGCCGGTCCTGAACTGGCTGATCGACATGGTCAACGCCGGATTCGCACGGCCATGGCCGGACCTGCCGGCGATCGATACCACGCAGCTCTTCGCCATCATCACCTCGATGCTGGGCATGGCCGGGCTCCGGACCTACGAAAAGAAGCACAAGATCGACGGCGGCAGACTGGGGAGGGACGAGCAGTGA
- a CDS encoding D-Ala-D-Ala carboxypeptidase family metallohydrolase, protein MSATMGSANWPFFAALMVKGADWPFFTNDELASKDVGYAIMYEPFMRRLVALRLLIGLPLPVTSGYRTEAKNRAVHGAPHSAHLYGCAVDIETAGLDVHQLVGLAYNLGFTGIHVKNHGPIETRFVHLDYITDADVPRELEDARPYFHTYAR, encoded by the coding sequence GTGAGCGCAACCATGGGATCCGCCAACTGGCCCTTTTTCGCCGCCCTGATGGTAAAGGGCGCGGACTGGCCTTTCTTCACCAACGACGAGCTAGCCAGCAAGGACGTCGGCTACGCGATCATGTACGAGCCCTTCATGAGGCGCCTGGTCGCGCTCCGTCTGCTGATCGGCCTGCCGCTCCCGGTGACGAGCGGATACAGGACCGAGGCCAAGAACAGGGCGGTCCACGGAGCTCCACACTCCGCCCACCTCTACGGATGCGCCGTAGACATAGAGACGGCCGGACTGGACGTCCACCAGCTGGTGGGCCTGGCCTACAACCTGGGATTCACCGGGATTCACGTAAAGAACCACGGACCGATCGAGACCCGATTCGTCCACCTGGACTACATCACCGACGCCGACGTCCCCAGAGAGCTTGAGGACGCCAGGCCCTACTTCCACACCTACGCGAGGTAG
- a CDS encoding DUF3383 family protein, translating to MPLRDVQVTARITPGIEPSREFGVTMLLDSVSAAVTDKDQAQAIRSVNAYSSLQQVTAAGFPDAVEAAAGVYFSQDPYPKDLVIGTVMRAVQPTIIIGQEATATTQTAIRALGSSAAFSLNGVSVTVDLSSTSSLAAVGTALASALNANAAFSGIGITVDGTRLIVQIPSTIAITTGFATGSAATALGLSGDDVVILPRVAAAEDFNTALARIAGSLVDFYWVAVTSAISAVQADIEAVATWVAAQEAKQLIFDVSGDPVLVAGESASIGAVMSAKRQNDVSAIYGSDDKGIGYCGIFSSVDFDVPGGQITGKFKRIQGTTADKLSVTQLAELDRKRINHYTKYTAQGTSFGTWIDAQYWIDWFSDTLRREVEQLFIGTGVIPYTSEGAEAVRDTIIGVCERGVTNGGIAPNTVSPALRSEIRRVTGNTDFDGFLSTGYLVHVESVASQSQADRSTRTGPGVKVFVKGAGAIHELAIDVTLEQ from the coding sequence ATGCCTCTCAGAGATGTTCAGGTAACCGCCCGCATCACGCCGGGTATTGAGCCCAGCAGGGAGTTCGGCGTCACCATGCTGCTCGACAGCGTGTCCGCCGCGGTGACGGATAAGGACCAGGCGCAGGCCATCCGGTCTGTAAACGCTTACTCCTCCCTCCAGCAGGTGACTGCGGCCGGATTTCCGGACGCAGTGGAAGCCGCTGCGGGGGTTTATTTCTCGCAGGATCCGTACCCCAAGGACCTGGTCATCGGGACGGTGATGCGCGCCGTGCAGCCGACCATCATCATAGGGCAGGAGGCTACGGCCACCACGCAGACCGCGATCCGCGCCCTGGGCAGCAGTGCGGCGTTTTCACTCAACGGCGTCTCCGTCACCGTCGATCTCTCTTCGACTTCGTCGCTGGCTGCCGTGGGCACGGCCCTGGCGTCTGCGCTCAACGCCAACGCGGCCTTTTCGGGCATCGGCATCACCGTAGACGGCACGCGTTTGATCGTGCAGATCCCGTCGACCATCGCAATCACCACCGGCTTTGCCACCGGCAGCGCCGCCACCGCCCTCGGTCTTTCCGGCGACGACGTGGTTATCCTGCCCCGGGTGGCCGCGGCCGAGGATTTCAACACGGCTCTGGCCCGCATCGCCGGATCGTTGGTGGATTTCTACTGGGTGGCCGTCACTTCGGCCATATCGGCCGTGCAGGCCGACATCGAGGCCGTAGCGACATGGGTGGCCGCACAGGAGGCCAAGCAGCTGATCTTCGACGTATCCGGAGACCCGGTCCTGGTCGCCGGCGAAAGTGCGTCCATCGGCGCCGTCATGAGCGCCAAGCGTCAGAACGACGTCTCGGCGATTTACGGAAGCGACGACAAGGGGATCGGGTACTGCGGGATCTTCAGCTCCGTCGACTTCGACGTGCCTGGCGGGCAGATCACGGGCAAGTTCAAGCGGATCCAGGGCACGACCGCCGACAAGCTGTCGGTCACCCAGCTCGCGGAGCTGGACCGCAAGCGCATCAACCACTACACGAAGTACACGGCCCAGGGTACGAGCTTCGGCACGTGGATCGACGCGCAGTACTGGATCGACTGGTTCTCCGATACCCTGCGCCGCGAGGTCGAGCAGCTTTTCATCGGCACCGGCGTAATACCGTACACGAGCGAAGGCGCCGAAGCCGTCCGCGACACCATCATCGGCGTCTGCGAGCGCGGCGTGACCAACGGGGGCATAGCACCGAACACGGTCAGCCCGGCCCTGCGCTCCGAAATCAGGCGCGTCACCGGCAACACTGATTTCGATGGCTTCCTGTCCACCGGGTACCTGGTCCACGTGGAATCTGTGGCCAGCCAGTCGCAGGCGGACCGCAGCACGCGCACGGGACCCGGCGTCAAGGTGTTCGTCAAGGGCGCGGGAGCGATCCACGAGCTCGCCATCGACGTAACGCTCGAGCAATAG